Proteins co-encoded in one Capnocytophaga ochracea DSM 7271 genomic window:
- the secG gene encoding preprotein translocase subunit SecG, whose protein sequence is MTTFNIFLVLIVVVCLLLALVIMVQNPKGGGLSSTFGGNTQVVGGVKKTGDFLERSTWTFATALGVLILIANTLLQSNTGVNADSKLLDGNTPAAPIENPLNQQAPANNATQMPATPATSSNTGN, encoded by the coding sequence ATGACTACATTCAACATCTTTTTAGTGCTTATCGTGGTAGTATGTTTGCTACTCGCTTTAGTAATTATGGTACAAAATCCTAAAGGAGGCGGACTCTCTTCTACTTTCGGTGGCAATACACAAGTAGTAGGTGGTGTGAAAAAAACAGGCGACTTCCTCGAACGCAGTACTTGGACGTTTGCTACTGCTTTAGGAGTGCTTATTCTTATCGCCAACACCTTACTACAAAGCAATACCGGTGTAAATGCCGATTCTAAACTGCTCGATGGCAATACACCTGCTGCCCCTATAGAAAACCCTCTTAACCAACAAGCACCTGCCAACAATGCTACCCAAATGCCTGCTACTCCTGCCACATCTTCTAATACAGGTAACTAA
- the ruvA gene encoding Holliday junction branch migration protein RuvA, translating into MITQLQGKLVEKNSTHVVIDCHGVGYFVNISLNTYSALPEGEAIKLYTYLQIKEDAHTLYGFLTKAEREVFVLLLSVSGVGASTARTMLSALTAAQVRNAIINGDVATIQAVKGIGAKTAQRVVLDLKDKMLKLQDFEEVPMNAVSTHKEEALAALEVLGFMRKQAEKVVDIIIKSSSEELSVEEIIKQALKRL; encoded by the coding sequence ATGATTACACAATTACAAGGAAAACTCGTAGAAAAGAACTCTACTCACGTAGTAATCGACTGCCACGGGGTGGGCTATTTTGTAAATATCAGTCTGAATACTTATTCAGCGCTCCCCGAAGGAGAAGCCATTAAGCTATACACCTATTTGCAAATAAAAGAAGATGCCCATACACTCTATGGTTTCCTCACCAAAGCCGAACGCGAAGTGTTTGTATTGCTTCTTTCGGTATCGGGAGTAGGTGCTAGCACTGCCCGTACGATGCTCTCAGCACTTACCGCTGCACAAGTGCGCAATGCTATTATCAATGGCGATGTAGCTACCATTCAAGCAGTAAAAGGTATAGGTGCTAAAACAGCCCAACGCGTAGTACTCGACCTCAAAGACAAGATGCTCAAGCTTCAAGACTTTGAAGAGGTGCCAATGAACGCTGTAAGTACCCATAAAGAAGAAGCGCTTGCCGCCTTAGAAGTATTGGGCTTTATGCGCAAACAAGCCGAAAAAGTAGTCGATATCATTATCAAATCAAGCAGCGAAGAGCTTTCAGTAGAAGAAATTATCAAGCAAGCCCTCAAACGCTTGTAA
- the groL gene encoding chaperonin GroEL (60 kDa chaperone family; promotes refolding of misfolded polypeptides especially under stressful conditions; forms two stacked rings of heptamers to form a barrel-shaped 14mer; ends can be capped by GroES; misfolded proteins enter the barrel where they are refolded when GroES binds) yields the protein MAKDIKFDIDAREGLKRGVDALANAVKVTLGPRGRNVIISKSFGSPQVTKDGVTVAKEIELEDALENMGAQMVKEVASKTNDLAGDGTTTATVLAQAIVKEGLKNVASGANPMDLKRGIDKAVAKIVEHLAKQAKEVGSSSEKIKQVASISANNDDTIGELIAQAFEKVGKEGVITVEEAKGTDTYVDVVEGMQFDRGYLSPYFVTDSEKMVAELDHPYILLYDKKISTMKDLLPVLEPVAQSGKPLLIIAEDIDGEALATLVVNKLRGTLRIAAVKAPGFGDRRKAMLEDIAILTGGTVIAEERGFTLENATIDMLGTAERVSIDKDNTTIVNGAGKSDNIKARVAQIKAQIENTSSDYDREKLQERLAKLSGGVAVLYIGAASEVEMKEKKDRVDDALHATRAAVEEGIVAGGGIALIRAKNVLGKLKPLNADEETGIKIILKALEAPLRTIVENAGVEGSVIVARVLEASRDAYGYNAKTGTYTDMFKAGIIDPKKVTRVALENAASVAGMILTTECALVDIKDDKAAAMPPMGGGMPGMM from the coding sequence ATGGCAAAAGATATTAAATTTGATATAGACGCCCGCGAAGGTTTAAAACGTGGCGTTGATGCATTAGCAAATGCAGTAAAAGTAACATTAGGCCCTCGTGGTCGTAATGTAATTATTAGCAAATCATTTGGTTCACCACAAGTAACCAAAGACGGGGTAACCGTTGCTAAGGAAATAGAACTAGAAGACGCTCTCGAAAATATGGGCGCTCAAATGGTGAAAGAAGTAGCTTCTAAAACCAATGACCTCGCAGGCGATGGTACCACTACCGCTACTGTATTAGCACAAGCTATCGTAAAAGAAGGTCTTAAAAACGTAGCTTCTGGTGCTAACCCAATGGATTTAAAACGTGGTATTGATAAAGCCGTAGCAAAAATCGTAGAACACTTGGCTAAACAAGCTAAAGAAGTAGGCTCTTCTTCTGAAAAAATCAAACAAGTAGCCTCTATCTCTGCTAACAACGACGATACTATTGGCGAACTTATCGCTCAAGCATTCGAGAAAGTAGGTAAAGAAGGGGTTATCACCGTAGAAGAAGCAAAAGGTACAGATACTTACGTAGATGTAGTAGAAGGTATGCAGTTCGACCGCGGTTACCTTTCTCCTTACTTCGTAACCGATTCTGAAAAGATGGTTGCAGAACTCGACCACCCTTATATCTTGTTGTACGACAAGAAAATCTCTACTATGAAGGACTTGCTTCCTGTATTAGAGCCTGTAGCTCAATCTGGCAAACCTCTTTTGATTATCGCTGAAGATATCGATGGTGAAGCATTAGCTACCTTAGTAGTAAACAAATTGCGCGGTACCCTTCGCATCGCTGCTGTAAAAGCTCCTGGTTTTGGTGACCGTCGTAAAGCAATGCTCGAAGATATCGCTATCCTTACTGGTGGTACTGTAATTGCCGAAGAAAGAGGCTTTACCCTTGAAAACGCTACTATCGATATGCTTGGTACTGCCGAAAGAGTAAGTATCGACAAAGATAACACCACTATTGTAAATGGTGCTGGAAAATCTGATAATATCAAAGCGCGTGTAGCACAAATCAAAGCACAAATCGAAAACACCTCTTCTGATTATGACCGTGAAAAACTACAAGAGCGTTTAGCTAAACTCTCTGGTGGGGTAGCAGTGCTTTACATAGGTGCTGCTTCGGAAGTGGAAATGAAAGAGAAAAAAGACCGTGTAGATGATGCCCTTCACGCTACTCGTGCAGCTGTTGAAGAAGGTATCGTAGCAGGAGGTGGTATAGCGCTTATTCGTGCTAAAAATGTTTTAGGAAAACTAAAACCTCTCAATGCCGACGAAGAAACAGGTATTAAAATTATCCTCAAAGCATTGGAAGCTCCTTTGCGCACTATCGTAGAAAACGCAGGTGTTGAAGGTTCTGTAATCGTAGCTCGTGTACTCGAGGCTTCAAGAGATGCTTACGGATACAATGCCAAAACAGGTACTTATACCGATATGTTTAAAGCAGGTATCATCGACCCTAAAAAGGTAACCCGTGTAGCCCTTGAAAATGCTGCCTCAGTAGCTGGTATGATTCTCACTACCGAATGTGCTTTGGTAGACATCAAAGACGATAAAGCAGCTGCAATGCCTCCAATGGGTGGTGGAATGCCAGGAATGATGTAA
- a CDS encoding PIN domain nuclease, translating into MIVITDSNIFFSALISPDGVVAKVLNEKKKIQFLVPEYLLDEVEEHLPRLSKFLNKTKKEVKKELANLLEGVKILSMKNISKENDKKAQEIVADIDIDDAPFIAFHLQYKHKIWSGDKQLRKGLTAKGYGHFFVTLEELKQRIYKK; encoded by the coding sequence ATGATAGTAATAACTGATAGCAATATATTTTTTAGCGCACTTATTTCTCCTGATGGAGTCGTAGCAAAAGTTCTTAACGAAAAGAAAAAGATACAATTCTTGGTGCCGGAATATTTATTAGATGAAGTAGAAGAACACTTGCCTCGACTCTCAAAGTTTTTGAATAAAACAAAGAAAGAGGTTAAAAAGGAGTTGGCTAATCTTTTAGAAGGGGTAAAAATCCTTTCAATGAAAAATATTTCAAAAGAGAATGACAAAAAAGCTCAGGAGATAGTAGCTGATATAGATATTGATGATGCTCCTTTTATAGCCTTTCATTTGCAATATAAACACAAAATATGGTCGGGTGATAAGCAACTCAGAAAAGGACTTACTGCAAAAGGGTATGGACATTTTTTTGTAACACTCGAAGAACTCAAACAAAGAATTTACAAAAAGTAA
- a CDS encoding LptE family protein, which translates to MKYILYILLAFTAISCGIYNFTGGSTGDAKTFQVNFFRNDAPLVEPGLDRDFTIALQDLINNQTNLSLTDRNGDLVYEGEIVEFNITPMTATAGQTAAQNRVTIGVNVRFTNHKEDKKDFEKRFSFYYDYPAATQFNSVKGEAIPQIFERITQDIFNASLADW; encoded by the coding sequence ATGAAATACATCTTATATATACTCTTGGCTTTCACTGCTATAAGTTGCGGTATCTACAACTTTACAGGAGGAAGTACAGGCGATGCAAAGACTTTTCAAGTAAACTTCTTTCGCAACGATGCTCCCTTGGTAGAACCTGGCCTCGACCGCGATTTTACCATCGCCCTACAAGATTTGATTAACAACCAAACCAACCTCAGCCTTACCGACCGCAATGGCGACCTTGTGTACGAAGGCGAAATCGTAGAGTTTAACATTACCCCTATGACGGCTACTGCAGGACAAACCGCTGCCCAAAACCGTGTAACCATAGGCGTAAATGTGCGCTTTACTAATCATAAAGAAGATAAAAAAGACTTTGAAAAACGCTTTTCTTTTTACTATGATTATCCTGCTGCTACACAATTCAACTCGGTAAAAGGCGAAGCTATCCCACAGATATTCGAGCGTATCACCCAAGATATTTTCAACGCCTCATTGGCAGATTGGTAG
- a CDS encoding OmpA family protein, with translation MKKTLLSIAAVVAVITSANAQDMLSKSKFFDNWQVGVKAGGFSYTQREAFFKNTRATFGAEIGKQISPAFRLGVEGMAYVRPVDLDNDVDAGNFIDNTNVSLVGTVNLSNLIAGYKGTPRFFEVEGFAGIGWFHRYVQDIAPNYRENYRSNSMSAQFGSNLLFNLGESKAWGVKLSPAIVYAVDTPTEKSSVNSLNSLNSFIQATVGVVYRFKGSNGAHHFTTATQNPDNSAELGRLRDELNSKNKELSDCQRQVNKLQDDLEAARNKKPEVVEKVVTKNKKTLESVVTFRVAKSTIDASQLPNVERIASYLNKYRNAKVSIKGYASPEGNLEKNKQLATARAEAVKNLLVKRYKISADRIQAEGNGIGDMFSEPDWNRVSIANIVE, from the coding sequence ATGAAAAAAACCTTATTAAGTATTGCAGCTGTCGTTGCAGTGATAACAAGTGCTAACGCACAAGATATGCTAAGTAAGAGCAAATTTTTTGACAATTGGCAAGTAGGTGTTAAAGCTGGAGGTTTCTCTTATACTCAGCGTGAAGCTTTCTTTAAAAACACCCGTGCCACTTTTGGAGCTGAGATTGGTAAACAAATCTCTCCTGCTTTCCGTTTAGGCGTTGAAGGTATGGCGTATGTTCGTCCAGTAGACCTTGACAATGATGTAGATGCAGGTAACTTTATAGACAATACCAATGTAAGCTTGGTAGGTACTGTAAACTTGAGCAACCTTATTGCTGGTTACAAAGGAACTCCTCGTTTCTTCGAAGTAGAAGGTTTTGCAGGAATTGGTTGGTTCCACAGATATGTACAAGACATCGCTCCTAACTATAGAGAAAACTACAGAAGCAACAGTATGTCTGCTCAGTTTGGTTCTAACTTATTGTTCAATTTAGGCGAAAGCAAAGCGTGGGGAGTTAAATTAAGTCCTGCTATTGTTTATGCAGTAGATACACCTACTGAGAAAAGTTCAGTAAACAGCTTAAACAGCTTGAACTCTTTCATTCAAGCTACTGTTGGTGTGGTTTACCGTTTCAAAGGAAGCAATGGTGCTCACCACTTCACTACAGCTACTCAAAATCCTGACAATAGCGCAGAATTGGGTAGACTTCGTGATGAGTTGAACAGCAAAAATAAAGAATTGTCTGACTGCCAAAGACAAGTTAATAAATTGCAAGATGACTTAGAAGCAGCTCGCAACAAGAAACCAGAAGTAGTAGAAAAAGTAGTTACTAAAAACAAGAAAACTTTGGAATCAGTAGTTACTTTCCGTGTAGCTAAAAGTACTATCGATGCATCTCAATTGCCTAACGTAGAACGTATCGCTTCTTACCTTAACAAATATAGGAATGCTAAAGTTAGTATCAAAGGTTATGCTTCACCAGAAGGAAACTTAGAAAAGAACAAACAATTAGCTACCGCTCGTGCTGAAGCTGTTAAAAATCTTTTAGTTAAACGTTACAAAATCTCAGCTGATAGAATCCAAGCTGAAGGTAATGGTATCGGTGATATGTTCAGTGAACCAGATTGGAACCGTGTAAGTATCGCTAATATCGTAGAGTAA
- a CDS encoding co-chaperone GroES, translating into MAKLNIKPLADRVVIEPAVAETTTASGIIIPDTAKEKPQKGTVVAVGAGTKDNPVTLKVGDTVLYGKYAGTELKLEGKDYLIMRENDVLAVI; encoded by the coding sequence ATGGCAAAATTGAATATTAAACCTTTAGCTGATAGAGTAGTGATTGAGCCCGCAGTGGCCGAAACTACTACCGCATCAGGTATTATCATCCCTGATACTGCAAAAGAAAAACCTCAAAAAGGTACGGTTGTAGCCGTTGGAGCAGGTACTAAAGATAACCCTGTAACCCTAAAAGTAGGCGATACAGTACTCTATGGCAAATATGCCGGTACTGAACTAAAATTAGAAGGTAAAGACTACCTTATTATGCGTGAAAACGACGTATTAGCAGTTATCTAA